The genomic DNA CCAAGACTTGCCAATGAACAAGTATTAAAACATATCTATAAGTGATTAATCTTCTTCTCAATCTGGATGTGCATCAAAAAACTGAGATAGACGGTTCTACAGTTTTTGGAGAATTCCTAAATCCCGATAATGTATCATTTTCCAAAGTTTCAAATGAAATCAGACTCTTGACCGCTGAGCTATGGCTGTTATTGCTGCTGCAGTGCCAACTATTCTTTCAATCCCCCCAAAGCAGGATCATTTTGAGTTGGTAATGCATGTGGTCTACATTTGATCACAGTTGCTCACGATGTTCAAGGATCATGAGAAATAGGGATTTTTCTCAAAATTACTAGCTTTTATGGGGTCATCGAAAAATGCCAAATTTGATGAAGATTGGGTGAAATGTGAGGAGCGGTGGTGCCTTAAGTGGCAGGAAATCTGTGTTGGGGAATATGGTGAGGGCATTTATTGCATGTGTGTTGGTAAAATTCCTCTATTCCCTAGCTTTCTTGACATCTTTTTATGCAGCACtgattcatttttgtgtttggttaCAAAGAATGTTTTTCGCTTATCATTTCTGAGCATTTCCCCCTGACCTATTGTGTGATATTCAACTAAATTTAGTAGAAGTATTTACATGGTAACTATCGGAGGAAAATCATGACATCTTTGGTAGAGGTGCCCAACCCTCAGGTTGTCAAACTCAAAATCAATATAAGTGGTTATAGTTTTTGAGTATGTTATTATTCTATAATTAATAATGCAAGTTGAAAGGATGTGTAAAGTTAGGAGTTGCAAAGTGCTGTATATATCTGGAGAAATGCGTGTGAACCTGTGAGTGAGTATGAGTTGGCTGTGGACCGTTAGGGTTGTGTGTGCTTTCAGCAACATGCTGCTTCTTATTGTACCCCCAGGCAGGCCTCCTAAGACAAGGGGTATGTTGTTTCCTCAGCAGTCTTCAGAAAAGCACAACATCGGTCAACCAACATACTGTAGGTACTATGATACAAGCAAATGGTCGTCTGACTGGGGCATTTGTTTGTATATCTAGAGCTGAACAAAAACCCAGTGGAGGGATTCTCAGCAGGCCTGATCGAGGATAGTGATCTCTACAGATGGGAAGTCCTCATCATCGGTCCTCCAGATACACTGTAGTAAGTCCACCATTTCCTTAATGTGGGATGTAGTTGAAGAGATGTGTTATTACGTTGTGCTAATGTTGTGTAACAACTCTTATTGCTTCTTTTGCTTTGGATGCTTTGAAACGTGAGCAAAATTCAcccattatgttgtttttttctcttcaatctttttttgttcacagtGAAGGTGGTGTGTTTAAAGCTCATCTGACATTTCCCAAAGACTACCCTCTCAGGCCACCTAAAATGAAATTTATCACAGATATTTGGCACCCTAATGGTAGGTACAGATGTCGTACACTGAATGATATTTGCTTTTGTTCGTAGCAAGACCCGTACGCAGTTCCATTTTAGAGGTGTTTAAGATTATCCCTTTTGTGATATGCCTTAATACCAAGGAATCTACACTCAATTCATTAAATAGAATATAGAATATCAATTTAAAGCTAATCCCATGTTCATTAATtcaatttcccttttttaaatgaaagaaacattCAGAGCAATACATTCCCCAGAAAGTTCAGTAAGAGTCTAGCGGAGTTAACTTCAAACAGTTATAACAGACTATTGAATAAGGtttgaattttttaatttaagtacTGCTGACAAATGCAGTTTTGTGTAACAATAATAAACTGTAATGCACCATGGTCAGTCATGTTGAATAAAACTTAGTAGTGTTAGgttttatataaatgatatgtCAGTCACTTTTCTTtataacatgttaatgtgttaTAGATTATGTGTTATAGAATGTTAACAATCAAATAATTTGTTCCATTTTTAATGTAGTATAAAATCAAAATGgtatgcagttttttttaagtagtaGGGATTTGTTTTTTAGCTATATAAAGTTGGTCAATTTTTTCAGCGCTTTCTGTGAATAAAAGCATCAAGCAACAACATTGTGCGGAACGTACATATTCAAAACGTAGCCTCTAGTGTACAACATCGAGGCTCCATAGTCcgaaacaagacaaaaaactttattactcctttcaaccttgacaaaggcagcgcagaaTAGATCcacttcttctgtttttatagACATATACACTGCGTGATGTTTACAAGGGGAAAATTCACTGAGTATTTCGCTAAAAGGATACTCAATAAGATAGCATTCACAAGTATAGGCTTTACAACAGTTTAACTCATTAAGActgccagacgctgctctgggtcaataaTATCCCAGTAATGGCCCTCTGCTAtctattttaatcatttattgaaACAGTGATGCAACTGTCACAAATTTGCTTCGCTCCCAGTATGAATTGCTTTGCTCTGAAATATATTTGCTAGCGACTACTTTGCATTTTGGTGTCTTTTATTCGTCACGCccccggtgtgtaaaggcctgCAGACTGGGGAGGAATTAGTGCTGATGTGCATTGCTGCTAGACGTAAACACACTGTAGACTCAAGGCTGAAACTGCTGCCACAGATGCCTCTGTtaatattgattcaaaaggGAGGCAGATATTTGTCATAGGCACCGTATATAAACAATATCATTAATCGGGTTGTTAGCTGATGGGCTAAATATTGTATGTTAatgagtattaaaaaaataaacataattatacCATGGGAGCAGAAATAGCATTTCCTCCTTCATAAATTGTATTCTGCATGTTTTCTATTTCCAGTTGACAAGAATGGAGATGTCTGTATTTCTATTTTGCACGAGCCTGGGGAGGACAAGTATGGCTATGAGAAACCAGAGGAGCGCTGGCTGCCTATCCACACAGTGGAAACCATCATGATTAGTGTTATCTCTATGCTGGCAGACCCAAATGGTGACTCACCAGCCAATGTGGATGCTGCAGTAAGTTTACTCATTGGATATGATATCTGAAAAAAATTAATGTGCTTttctattcaaaataaaataaacaaaatacacataattaattaataaattatgattttgtATAATTatagcaaatataaaaaaataatggagaTATGCAGTAAAGACATATCAAAGTGAAGCTACTGAATTGCCCTTTACCTTTTTATCCCCTCTGCAGAAAGAGTGGAGGGAGGACAGACACGGCGCATTCAAAAGGAAAGTTGCCCGTTGTGTACGAAAAAGCCAAGAGACTGCGTTTGAGTGATATTTAGCAAGGATCTAGCTTCATGTTTTCAGGGTAGGTATTCTCAACCTTTTCTAAAACCTTTTGTTCACAAATTACAACTGACTGGCTGTTCTCAAGTGGCTTCCTGTTGCATGATGCATCaggtaaattaaagtaaaacttTCAAGTAGTTCAAACATAAACACCACTTACTTGCCATGCCAGGTTTCTTAGATACACCAAGCTAAAACTTATACAGTTTAATAGAAACTGTCCTAAATGAACTCCCACCTTTGCGGTGGCTCTAATGTTCAGTTTTAGTTTCAACTGTTTTAGGGAGGTGTTGAGTGAACTTGATCGTCATGTTGGAGGCcgtagtttgtggtgctgttgaattaTAAAGCATTATACAGAGAGGATGGCTCTGCTGTTCAGCCTACCCTCaaataatagaaaacatttctgtataACTCAGTATAGTTAAACAACACCAGAAACTGCAGGCTCCAAAGAAATGCTACATTTGGATCAATCCCTCTCTGAAAAACTGAACATTGTAACCTTCATAaaggtaggatttattgcaggactgttgtattaCAATGCGTTAGCTTTAGCAAGGTGTGCCTAATAATTAACAAGAAATTAATTGTTCTAGTATCATGAATTGTTTCACTTAAAGATTTATTTCCAGTGCTTTAAGCATTCTGGCTCTCCAGTGCCATAAACTAACATTGACATTAACTATTACATAACatcgttttaatgtttttacataatCAGCTTCACAGTTACAAGCCACAGCTTGTtaccacccttttgccgctcccgtctcctagcaaccagctgcggttgtcttAAAAGAGtgtaaaagaggtaaagctaagttaaaagattaaaatggacgagctgctataaatagcgcagcggctctcggtagcgtcagctggttagttaatagcgtttcgtaaattaaccgatcattttaacatgtgTGATCtgagtgtgatctgatcaggtcccttgtttttagttttaacacttgtatctgtagatattcacgtgagttaaaacccaataattacattttaaatgtgaattctcccgttgctggtccactagtcgccatgtcattaaaaaaataaaaaaacatcaccggcacgcaatgaatcttgggatatgttgggccgttaaggatccatcagttgtatcctccgaatctgggaaaagtaggctgcatttgtcggccgcattagaaggagtctttgaaatgggacagcctcgtcacggccgctgtgacgcaatcggtctacaaatacaccctccgaaggatgcagctgctggattgggacacagcttatGTCTTCTATCAGAAGTAATAGTCTCCCACTGTCATCTGACCACATGGTGCAATTCAACAGGTGTCAAACTACCTAGATTTAAAGTTACAATATATACAGACTTTAATTTTACCtttgaataacacacacacctccagctGGTGGAACATGCTACAGATCTTTTGCTGCCATTTTGATCATCTAatcattcatttaatatttGTCTCTGTTGTTGGTGTTATGACTTGTGTGATTGGTCGAGACGCTTCCTCACAACTCTTTTCTGTTATTCATCGTGTGCTTCCCCACAGGTCTCCAATTGAAAATCAACATGGCACTGTTTCCAGCACTCTTCCACCCTGTCGCCAGGCTtgccctcctttttttttttttggcaggaaCAGACTGGCTACTGTAGGCTGCAATACAACATAACAGTGACTACCAAGGCTGACAGAAAAAACGCCAAGCAAGTGCCAattcaaaaaagcaaaacaaaaacaaaaaaccagaggatgataaaacatttttcaagtcTATGAACTGCTTCAACATTCAGGAAGATATTGTAAAGACATGTATATAGCACAGACTAAACCGGATAATATATAAGCTCCCTTTCCATCCATCAAGACACTTAGACCAAATGAATAGCGCTGGTTcagatagatttatttttccattttccctCTCTCAACTCCAGCATGCATTAGTTCTCTTTAGATCGTTTGAACAGGATGTCTTAAATAGAAAGAGGATTGTGGCGCTGTCGGAGGAATATCACCTGTGAAGAGCTGGATTGATTCAAGCGATGAATGACGTGACCGATGAAGGGAATACCGCCATATTAGAAATATGCCGCTGTTCTTGCGGGGTCTTTCACACTCTCAGAACTCATCATATGTGTATGTgactgactttgtttttctttatccaTTCAAACATCCTGCTCAGTTGAGCCAAGAAAGGCGACAAACCCCTTCATTTTTGTGCATGATAaattttgtttatctttttttcaaaagtgccTCCTAATAAAACGCTTGGCCACTTCACCCTGCATTGAACAAGTGTtaagacaaaatgtttaaaaaagatggagaaatTGTGTGCCACCTAtgtatgaatttatttaataGCCAGTACACAGGGAATCTGTATAATCCGGGTATTGGTAACAATTTGGTGTAGCAATAACTCCCCTAGTATGAGGTTTACACATATTCATTTTTGATATCCTGATACAATTTGAAGTCGTCCTCTTTTCCGTTATTTTAGCAGCCGCTCTTTTACTTGTCTGTTTTCTCCTCGGTAGGAATTGTTATGCATGCTTTATTGTACTTTTGTTTTCggtttgttgttttgctgaatGTTTCTGGGATTTTGTTTTTGCGAACGAGTGTTTGTGTATACAATATGTGTGCCCATTTTTGTTTGGTTGCTCTTTCCCCTGATCCACAATCTCACGATTATTCTGCTCACTGAACTATTGCAATTTTGCCTAATGTACAGAGACAAAATACTGATGTATATTTTTCATGTT from Anoplopoma fimbria isolate UVic2021 breed Golden Eagle Sablefish chromosome 24, Afim_UVic_2022, whole genome shotgun sequence includes the following:
- the ube2g1a gene encoding ubiquitin-conjugating enzyme E2 G1a — translated: MTEPQSALLLRRQLAELNKNPVEGFSAGLIEDSDLYRWEVLIIGPPDTLYEGGVFKAHLTFPKDYPLRPPKMKFITDIWHPNVDKNGDVCISILHEPGEDKYGYEKPEERWLPIHTVETIMISVISMLADPNGDSPANVDAAKEWREDRHGAFKRKVARCVRKSQETAFE